From the Streptomyces sp. KMM 9044 genome, one window contains:
- the argF gene encoding ornithine carbamoyltransferase: MATVPTALAGRHFLKEVDFTAQEFLGLLDLAAELKAAKKAGTETRHLQGRNIALIFEKPSTRTRCSFEAAAADQGASTTYIDPSGSHIGKKESAKDTARVLGRMFDAIEFRGDSQSTVETLAAHAGVPVYNGLTDDWHPTQMLADVLTMTEHGGGKPVTEISFAYLGDARFNMGNSYLVTAALLGMDIRIVAPKSYWPAQDVIDRARTLAESSGARITLTGEIAEGVAGADFVVTDVWVSMGEPQKVWDERIAALAPYAVTMDVLRATGNPDVRFLHCLPAFHDLGTQVGREVYEKHGLESLEVTDEVFESAHSVVFDEAENRMHTIKAVLVATLA; this comes from the coding sequence ATGGCGACAGTCCCGACCGCCCTCGCCGGCCGCCACTTCCTCAAGGAGGTGGACTTCACCGCGCAGGAGTTCCTCGGCCTGCTCGACCTGGCCGCGGAGCTGAAGGCCGCCAAGAAGGCCGGCACCGAGACCCGTCACCTCCAGGGCAGGAACATCGCGCTGATCTTCGAGAAGCCCTCGACGCGCACCCGCTGCTCCTTCGAGGCCGCCGCCGCCGACCAGGGTGCCTCCACGACGTACATCGACCCGAGCGGCTCGCACATCGGGAAGAAGGAGTCCGCGAAGGACACCGCGCGGGTGCTCGGCCGGATGTTCGACGCGATCGAGTTCCGGGGCGACTCCCAGTCCACCGTCGAGACCCTCGCCGCCCACGCGGGCGTGCCCGTCTACAACGGTCTGACCGACGACTGGCACCCCACCCAGATGCTCGCCGACGTGCTCACCATGACCGAGCACGGCGGCGGGAAGCCGGTCACGGAGATCTCCTTCGCCTACCTCGGCGACGCACGCTTCAACATGGGCAACTCCTACCTCGTCACCGCGGCCCTGCTGGGCATGGACATCCGCATCGTCGCCCCGAAGAGCTACTGGCCCGCCCAGGACGTCATCGACAGGGCGCGCACGCTCGCCGAGTCCAGCGGGGCCCGCATCACGCTCACCGGGGAGATCGCCGAGGGCGTCGCGGGCGCGGACTTCGTCGTCACCGACGTCTGGGTCTCGATGGGGGAGCCCCAGAAGGTCTGGGACGAGCGCATCGCCGCTCTCGCGCCGTACGCGGTGACCATGGACGTGCTGCGGGCCACCGGCAACCCGGACGTCCGTTTCCTGCACTGCCTGCCGGCCTTCCACGACCTGGGGACGCAGGTCGGCCGTGAGGTGTACGAGAAGCACGGCCTGGAGTCGCTGGAGGTGACCGACGAGGTGTTCGAGTCGGCTCACTCGGTTGTCTTCGACGAGGCGGAGAACCGGATGCACACGATCAAGGCGGTCCTGGTGGCGACCCTGGCCTGA